From Parasphaerochaeta coccoides DSM 17374, a single genomic window includes:
- a CDS encoding type II restriction endonuclease — MRDFAEWLSRFRESISDYAYYIDFAKVHKNVDTIKVELNILNSLIGSQNIEAEFDALVTKYPDTLKCVPLLLAVRASEIYAIDEDGEFTYEFPKPNQTAAQYRVFMRKTGLFDLMEQHIVHSLVDYATGVETGLDSNGRKNRGGHLMENLVENYLRKAGFKRDVNYFKEMKLADIESKWGLNLSALSNDGKTVKRFDFVVKTEQTVFAIETNFYASSGSKLNETARSYKNIAQEAQSIDGFAFVWFTDGKGWISARHNLEETFDVMEHIYSISDLENGVMGRIFR; from the coding sequence ATGAGAGACTTTGCCGAATGGCTTTCTCGTTTCCGAGAGAGCATCAGCGATTATGCCTATTACATTGACTTTGCCAAGGTTCACAAGAATGTTGATACAATCAAGGTTGAACTGAATATCCTGAACTCACTGATTGGCTCGCAAAACATCGAGGCAGAGTTTGATGCTCTAGTCACGAAATACCCGGACACGCTGAAATGCGTACCCCTCTTGCTTGCGGTCAGGGCGAGCGAAATTTACGCTATTGACGAGGATGGTGAGTTTACATATGAGTTCCCCAAACCCAACCAGACCGCTGCGCAGTACAGGGTATTTATGCGAAAAACAGGACTCTTTGATCTAATGGAGCAACACATTGTCCATAGCCTTGTGGACTACGCGACAGGTGTGGAAACCGGGCTTGATAGTAATGGGCGCAAGAACCGAGGCGGTCACTTGATGGAGAATCTTGTTGAGAACTATCTTCGCAAGGCTGGCTTTAAGCGCGATGTCAACTACTTCAAAGAAATGAAGCTTGCTGATATTGAGAGCAAATGGGGTCTTAATCTGTCGGCACTGAGTAATGATGGTAAGACGGTCAAACGGTTTGATTTCGTTGTCAAGACGGAGCAAACAGTCTTTGCCATTGAAACGAACTTCTATGCGAGTAGCGGCTCGAAGCTGAATGAGACGGCGCGGAGCTACAAAAACATTGCACAAGAGGCACAGAGTATTGATGGGTTTGCTTTCGTCTGGTTCACTGACGGTAAGGGGTGGATTTCCGCAAGACACAATCTTGAAGAAACCTTCGATGTGATGGAGCACATATATAGTATTTCAGACTTAGAGAACGGAGTAATGGGCAGGATATTTCGATGA
- a CDS encoding TRM11 family SAM-dependent methyltransferase, with the protein MTIRKWEPDNFELETNTVWSFPDRGNWATHDAKWRGNWSPYIPRNILLRYSGEGDWVLDQFVGGGTTLVEAKLLNRNIIGIDVNPDALNRCKAKIDFECPNAGTVKLYQNSAGNLSFIEANSIDLICTHPPYADIIHYSEDIEGDLSLMSVRDFLGAMKPVAEECYRVLKKGKFCAVLMGDTRKKGCVIPMSFDVMKIFEAAGFVTKEIIIKEQHNCKATGYWKTNSIKHNFLLLAHEYLFVFRK; encoded by the coding sequence ATGACAATAAGAAAATGGGAGCCGGATAATTTTGAGTTAGAGACTAATACGGTATGGAGTTTTCCTGATCGCGGGAACTGGGCGACGCATGATGCCAAGTGGCGCGGAAACTGGTCGCCGTATATACCAAGGAACATATTGCTTCGCTACTCCGGAGAGGGCGATTGGGTGCTTGACCAATTTGTCGGCGGTGGTACGACATTGGTTGAAGCGAAACTGTTGAACCGCAATATCATTGGCATCGATGTCAATCCGGATGCACTGAATCGGTGTAAGGCGAAGATTGATTTTGAGTGTCCAAATGCAGGAACAGTAAAGCTATATCAAAACTCAGCGGGTAATCTGAGCTTCATTGAGGCTAACAGCATAGATCTGATTTGCACGCACCCACCATACGCTGATATTATCCATTACAGCGAAGATATCGAAGGCGATCTTTCTCTAATGAGTGTTCGTGATTTTCTGGGTGCAATGAAGCCTGTTGCAGAAGAATGCTACCGTGTATTGAAGAAGGGGAAGTTTTGCGCCGTACTGATGGGTGATACTCGTAAAAAAGGTTGTGTTATTCCGATGAGCTTTGATGTTATGAAGATATTTGAAGCGGCTGGATTCGTAACGAAAGAGATAATCATCAAGGAACAGCACAACTGCAAGGCGACGGGTTATTGGAAAACCAATAGCATAAAGCATAACTTCCTGTTGTTGGCGCATGAGTATTTATTTGTGTTCCGGAAATAA
- a CDS encoding TfoX/Sxy family protein: MASSSEFVAYLCDLLSPLGNVSARKMFGDYGIYVDGIFCALCCDDILYLKPLEKILEQYQRTLAPPYHGAKGWIVFDDPESDDALLPLFQAVLAELKKASSEKPSRRSGRVK; the protein is encoded by the coding sequence ATGGCATCCAGTTCTGAATTTGTGGCATATCTCTGTGACTTGCTTTCCCCTTTGGGGAATGTGTCTGCAAGAAAGATGTTCGGTGATTACGGCATCTATGTTGACGGTATTTTCTGTGCCCTCTGTTGTGATGACATCCTCTACCTCAAACCTCTGGAAAAGATTCTTGAACAATATCAGAGGACACTTGCTCCTCCTTATCATGGAGCAAAGGGATGGATTGTTTTCGATGACCCGGAATCTGATGATGCGCTTCTGCCTCTCTTTCAAGCCGTCCTTGCCGAGCTGAAGAAAGCATCTTCGGAGAAACCTTCCAGGAGATCGGGAAGGGTAAAGTAG
- a CDS encoding LysR family transcriptional regulator: MDIRVLQYFLAVAREQSISGAAEQLNMTQPPLSRALKDMEDELGKTLFIRGNRRITLTDEGLILRKRAEEIVDLMEKAKAEVMASNEEIGGDVYFGGGESEGMRFLVGIMKQFQRDCPKIRYHIFSGNSYDVTERLDKGLIDFGVLFEPVTLSKYDNLRLPEADIWGVLMRKDAPLADLDVIRPENLRGIPLVCSKQMLDENGLSGWLGHGCEKLNVVATYNLINTPKLMVEEGIGSAICFDRLVGVPHDGDLCFRPLEPRLEAGMSLVWKKYQVFSKASKMFLNRVRAALSVAD; the protein is encoded by the coding sequence ATGGATATACGTGTTTTGCAATATTTTCTTGCAGTCGCACGTGAGCAGAGTATCAGTGGCGCTGCCGAACAACTGAACATGACACAACCACCGCTGTCCCGTGCCCTGAAAGACATGGAAGATGAACTCGGCAAAACATTGTTCATCAGAGGCAACAGAAGAATCACGCTAACCGATGAAGGGCTGATACTCAGGAAGCGGGCAGAAGAAATCGTTGACCTGATGGAAAAAGCGAAAGCGGAGGTTATGGCTTCCAATGAGGAAATCGGTGGCGACGTTTATTTCGGCGGCGGTGAATCGGAGGGCATGCGTTTTCTGGTTGGAATCATGAAACAGTTTCAACGGGACTGCCCAAAAATTCGCTATCACATTTTCAGCGGAAACTCCTATGACGTGACGGAACGATTGGATAAAGGACTGATTGATTTTGGCGTGTTGTTTGAACCTGTGACCCTCAGCAAGTATGACAACCTGCGTTTGCCCGAAGCGGACATCTGGGGTGTTCTGATGCGCAAAGATGCGCCGTTGGCCGATTTGGACGTCATACGGCCGGAAAACCTAAGAGGGATTCCCCTTGTTTGTTCCAAACAAATGCTGGATGAGAACGGGTTGTCGGGATGGCTTGGACATGGATGCGAAAAATTGAATGTAGTTGCCACGTACAATCTGATCAACACCCCGAAACTGATGGTTGAGGAAGGTATCGGCAGTGCAATCTGCTTCGACCGCCTTGTTGGCGTCCCGCACGACGGCGACTTGTGTTTCCGCCCTCTGGAACCCCGGCTGGAGGCAGGCATGTCGTTGGTCTGGAAAAAATACCAAGTGTTCTCCAAGGCATCGAAAATGTTCTTAAACAGAGTGCGGGCTGCTCTGTCTGTGGCTGATTGA
- a CDS encoding flavodoxin, with translation MRNIRRALAVIIALTLITMSLSACGTNEPYAGTGVSPETQTESENSVSDTSANEEDTKVLVAYFSCTGTTEAIAKGITDATGGTLYQILPEVPYTAADLDYNDGSSRANKEQDSAAARPAIKGGAEGIEKYDVIFLGYPIWWGQAPKIIYTFLEKYDFSGKTIVPFCTSHSSGIGTSNTNLHSLAPTANWIEGKRFAAGASKSKISEWIDSLGLKTGGAVSSFNLSAGENGKAPTVTLNSGYEMPIVGLGTYSLLDDVCVNSVASALQSGFRKIDTAYMYHNEKEVGEGVRKSGVPREEVFVTTKLYPNQYANAGTAIGEALEKLDLGYIDLMLLHHPGKGDVEAYKAMEKAVAEGKIRSIGLSNWYIEEIDGFISQIAIMPALIQNEIHPYYQENEVISYMQGKGIVMEAWYPLGGRGHTKELFENETIAAIAAAHGKSPAQVILRWDLQKGVVVIPGSSNPDHIKENISVFDFELTDEEMNRINALDRGEKHDWY, from the coding sequence TTGCGAAACATCAGACGAGCATTAGCGGTAATCATCGCTTTAACCTTGATAACAATGTCTTTGTCGGCTTGCGGCACCAATGAACCGTATGCTGGGACAGGCGTCAGCCCGGAGACACAAACAGAATCTGAGAACTCTGTATCCGATACGTCGGCAAATGAGGAGGATACGAAGGTGCTGGTTGCGTATTTTTCATGCACGGGAACAACGGAAGCCATCGCAAAGGGCATAACGGACGCAACGGGCGGAACGCTTTATCAAATCCTGCCTGAAGTGCCGTACACGGCTGCCGACCTTGACTATAATGACGGTAGTTCACGCGCCAACAAGGAACAAGACAGCGCTGCCGCCCGTCCCGCCATCAAAGGCGGTGCGGAGGGCATTGAAAAATATGATGTTATATTCTTGGGCTATCCCATCTGGTGGGGGCAGGCACCGAAAATCATTTACACATTTCTTGAAAAGTATGATTTTTCGGGCAAAACGATTGTACCATTCTGCACCTCTCATTCAAGTGGAATAGGCACAAGCAATACAAATTTGCACAGCCTTGCGCCTACTGCAAATTGGATAGAAGGCAAGCGGTTTGCCGCTGGTGCGAGCAAGTCAAAAATATCGGAATGGATAGACAGCCTCGGTTTGAAAACGGGCGGTGCTGTGTCATCCTTCAACCTCTCGGCAGGGGAAAACGGCAAAGCCCCGACCGTGACGCTGAACAGTGGATACGAGATGCCGATAGTGGGACTTGGAACTTACAGCCTGCTTGACGATGTGTGCGTAAACTCGGTTGCTTCCGCGCTCCAAAGTGGTTTCCGAAAGATTGATACCGCCTATATGTATCACAACGAAAAGGAAGTCGGAGAAGGCGTAAGGAAATCCGGCGTTCCGCGAGAGGAAGTATTTGTCACGACAAAGCTGTATCCGAATCAATACGCAAACGCAGGAACTGCTATTGGTGAAGCTCTTGAAAAATTGGATTTAGGGTATATTGATTTGATGTTGCTTCACCACCCCGGAAAGGGTGATGTGGAGGCGTATAAGGCTATGGAGAAGGCAGTGGCTGAGGGCAAAATTCGCTCTATTGGGCTGTCTAATTGGTACATCGAGGAGATTGACGGCTTTATCTCGCAGATCGCGATCATGCCTGCGCTCATACAGAATGAAATTCACCCCTATTATCAGGAGAATGAAGTGATTTCGTATATGCAAGGCAAAGGCATCGTAATGGAAGCGTGGTATCCGCTTGGTGGCAGGGGGCATACAAAAGAGCTTTTTGAGAACGAAACCATCGCGGCGATAGCGGCGGCGCACGGGAAATCGCCCGCACAGGTGATTTTGAGGTGGGATTTGCAAAAAGGGGTGGTCGTCATACCGGGATCAAGCAATCCCGACCACATCAAGGAGAATATCTCCGTCTTTGATTTTGAACTGACAGATGAGGAAATGAATCGGATTAACGCACTTGACCGGGGTGAAAAACACGATTGGTATTGA
- a CDS encoding cyclophilin-like fold protein, whose amino-acid sequence MKRIMPTIMLFMLLALTACNSTNSSLISDDTSSTVTATDKTGATGAQTPEPSSNADVISEEPADTDTGSPAAAPPLFDTKPPEATSSTVKPDVTSSSAPAKPPDTPSPTPSSTPEPEPIEPTKTEEIDMSKMMITVGSTTFTATMENNASVKALMELLVKEPLTIQMSEYGGFEQVGSLGQRLPSNDLQTTASAGDIVLYSSNNIVIFYGSNSWSYTRLGKIESAGAKEIKDAFGSGASVTLSIN is encoded by the coding sequence ATGAAACGGATTATGCCGACAATTATGCTGTTTATGTTGCTTGCTTTAACCGCTTGTAACAGCACAAACAGCAGTTTAATCAGCGATGATACAAGCTCTACTGTAACGGCGACCGATAAAACAGGAGCAACCGGGGCACAAACCCCGGAGCCGTCGAGCAATGCTGACGTTATAAGTGAGGAACCTGCGGACACGGATACCGGTTCGCCTGCTGCTGCACCACCACTTTTTGACACAAAACCGCCGGAAGCGACAAGTTCTACGGTGAAGCCGGATGTTACGTCGAGTTCTGCTCCGGCGAAACCGCCGGATACGCCAAGCCCCACACCGAGCAGTACGCCCGAACCCGAACCAATAGAACCAACTAAAACTGAGGAAATAGATATGAGCAAAATGATGATCACAGTAGGAAGCACTACTTTTACAGCAACTATGGAGAATAACGCATCCGTCAAGGCGCTAATGGAGTTACTCGTCAAAGAACCGTTGACAATCCAAATGAGTGAATACGGCGGTTTTGAACAGGTCGGCTCGCTCGGTCAACGATTGCCCTCAAACGACCTGCAAACCACTGCATCGGCGGGGGATATTGTCCTTTATTCAAGCAATAACATCGTCATTTTTTATGGCAGTAACTCGTGGAGCTACACGCGCCTCGGCAAGATTGAGAGTGCGGGTGCAAAAGAAATCAAAGACGCCTTCGGGAGCGGCGCTTCCGTCACGCTTTCTATAAACTAA
- a CDS encoding sugar O-acetyltransferase, with product MELHVLIDHMSAGKPLQGELELTGLMRQYAREAQQITAELNGGYHESKKLREIFSRLIGKEVDESFCLFPPFYADFGRNITVGKNVFINSCCCFQDQGGIEIGDNALIGHQVVLVTLNHGIEPSDRASLYPGKITIGDNVWIGAGVVVLAGVTIGDNAVVAAGATVTKDVPANTIVGGVPAKMIKNIQGERL from the coding sequence TTGGAATTACACGTATTGATTGACCATATGAGTGCAGGTAAGCCACTTCAAGGTGAGCTCGAACTGACAGGGCTAATGCGGCAATACGCCCGCGAAGCACAGCAAATCACGGCGGAGTTAAACGGCGGCTATCATGAGTCAAAGAAACTGAGAGAAATCTTCTCAAGGCTTATCGGCAAAGAGGTAGACGAATCTTTCTGCCTGTTTCCACCCTTTTACGCTGACTTCGGCAGGAATATCACAGTAGGCAAAAATGTCTTTATCAACTCCTGTTGTTGTTTCCAAGACCAAGGCGGGATAGAAATCGGCGACAATGCGCTCATCGGGCATCAGGTGGTGCTTGTCACGCTGAACCACGGCATAGAGCCGAGCGACCGCGCATCGCTCTATCCCGGCAAAATTACAATCGGAGACAATGTCTGGATTGGTGCGGGAGTGGTGGTATTGGCGGGGGTGACAATCGGCGATAACGCCGTAGTCGCGGCGGGGGCGACCGTCACAAAGGACGTACCTGCAAATACGATTGTCGGCGGCGTTCCGGCAAAGATGATAAAGAATATACAGGGGGAAAGACTATGA
- a CDS encoding flavodoxin family protein: protein MKVLGINGSARKDGNTAIIIRKVFERLNEAEIETELIQFSGQIIEPCKACFACGGKGNCVYQKDMFAEVFAKMVQADGVIFGSPNEIVEIISGLTGRRVHE, encoded by the coding sequence ATGAAAGTTTTAGGAATCAACGGCAGCGCAAGAAAAGACGGCAACACCGCTATCATTATCCGAAAAGTATTTGAAAGATTAAATGAAGCGGAGATTGAAACAGAACTTATCCAGTTTTCGGGGCAGATTATCGAGCCATGTAAAGCCTGTTTCGCCTGTGGCGGCAAAGGTAACTGCGTCTATCAAAAAGATATGTTTGCCGAAGTGTTTGCAAAGATGGTGCAGGCAGATGGCGTTATTTTTGGTTCGCCGAACGAGATTGTGGAAATCATATCCGGGCTGACGGGTAGGCGCGTCCACGAGTAG
- a CDS encoding TetR/AcrR family transcriptional regulator, with protein MVDTKENILQAALRLFSQDGYEAVSVSAIAAKLGVTKPALYKHYKSKRDIFDHIVERMVEIDMQKAAAFDVPVGAFVQTPGVSREAVLEKIKSFSLAMFRYWTEDRFASNFRKMLTLEQYRNPEAAALLNRYLTGGVIDYTEDLMREAIASTAYRDKDVKVLAVEYFAPIYLMMNRYDGTENKADAVQMVEKHIEYFMDTLYMETRGKK; from the coding sequence ATGGTTGATACTAAAGAGAACATACTGCAAGCCGCTCTAAGGCTTTTTTCGCAGGACGGCTATGAGGCCGTGTCCGTCAGCGCCATCGCCGCAAAGCTTGGCGTGACCAAGCCCGCACTGTACAAGCACTACAAAAGCAAGCGCGACATCTTCGACCATATCGTCGAGCGGATGGTAGAGATAGATATGCAAAAGGCGGCGGCGTTCGATGTTCCTGTAGGGGCGTTTGTCCAAACACCGGGGGTTTCCCGCGAAGCGGTGCTTGAAAAGATAAAGTCATTCAGTTTGGCAATGTTCAGGTATTGGACCGAAGATCGGTTTGCCTCGAACTTTCGCAAAATGCTGACACTGGAACAATACCGCAACCCAGAGGCGGCGGCGTTGCTCAACCGATACCTGACAGGTGGCGTCATCGACTACACGGAGGACTTGATGCGCGAAGCGATAGCGTCCACGGCCTACAGGGACAAGGATGTAAAGGTTCTGGCCGTGGAGTATTTCGCTCCCATCTACCTGATGATGAACCGGTACGATGGGACGGAGAACAAGGCTGATGCCGTCCAAATGGTGGAGAAGCACATTGAGTACTTCATGGACACGCTGTATATGGAAACGAGAGGAAAGAAGTAA
- a CDS encoding FMN-binding protein — MRQKTKTVAVVAGALAVLIVGVWLLAGIYAKSATKDIMFQTVDAVGVADDIYDGLYEIAPVKASVRVTVEDEKITSIDIREHQTGLGGKAEAIADDVIRNQSLEVDAISGATVSSNTILKAIENALQSGEKD; from the coding sequence ATGAGACAAAAAACAAAGACTGTTGCGGTTGTTGCTGGAGCGTTGGCCGTCCTGATTGTTGGCGTGTGGTTATTGGCAGGGATATACGCGAAGTCGGCAACCAAGGACATTATGTTCCAAACAGTGGATGCGGTTGGTGTTGCTGACGACATCTACGACGGATTATATGAGATTGCCCCGGTCAAAGCATCTGTCCGGGTGACGGTCGAGGATGAGAAGATTACGAGTATCGACATACGGGAGCACCAGACCGGTCTTGGCGGGAAAGCTGAGGCGATTGCAGACGATGTTATCCGAAACCAAAGTCTGGAAGTCGATGCAATCAGTGGCGCGACGGTCAGCAGTAATACGATTTTGAAGGCCATTGAAAACGCCCTTCAATCAGGAGAAAAAGACTAA
- a CDS encoding flavodoxin domain-containing protein gives MNEKIAVIYQSHYGATRRYAERIAAELGADIIERKKASAAMLAGYDCVIYGGGLYAGGILGVSLVAKNPVENLVVFTVGLADPKTTDYTAIIDKSFPEGSNKPLCVFHLRGGIDYKELSFIHKGMMGMVKKAAEKKPEAERTSEDRLFLETYGKAIDFMDRDSIAPLVSYVNGIINGATR, from the coding sequence ATGAATGAGAAAATAGCGGTCATTTACCAATCACACTACGGCGCCACAAGAAGGTATGCGGAGCGGATAGCGGCAGAGCTCGGCGCGGACATTATTGAGCGCAAGAAGGCGAGTGCCGCCATGCTTGCCGGATACGATTGTGTCATCTACGGCGGCGGGCTGTACGCGGGCGGTATCCTCGGCGTTTCGCTCGTGGCGAAGAACCCGGTTGAGAACCTCGTCGTGTTCACGGTCGGGCTTGCCGACCCCAAGACTACAGACTACACGGCCATTATCGACAAGAGTTTCCCGGAGGGCAGCAACAAACCGCTGTGCGTGTTCCACCTGCGCGGCGGTATCGACTACAAGGAACTGTCGTTCATCCACAAGGGCATGATGGGCATGGTCAAGAAAGCCGCGGAAAAGAAGCCCGAAGCGGAGCGCACAAGCGAGGACAGATTATTCCTGGAGACATACGGCAAGGCCATCGACTTTATGGACAGAGACAGCATTGCTCCGCTTGTTTCATATGTTAACGGGATTATAAACGGGGCGACAAGATGA